DNA sequence from the Bradyrhizobium diazoefficiens genome:
CTCCTTTGTTTCCTCGGTGCAGTCAGCCGTGTTACTTCTCGGTGAGCTTCTTCAGGCTGGTGAGGCCGGCCTCAAAGTCCTTGCCGATCATGGTGTCCATGTTGACGAAGACCTGCATCAGCTTGGACATGAAGGGAGCCGGACCATACATCGCCCATGTGACCAGTGTGGCATCGCCTTGCGGCACAAAGGTGAACTCGGCGGTGTTGTTCCCCTCGAGGGGACGCTCGAAATCGAGCTTGATGCGCAGTTTTGACGGCGCATTCGCCTCGAGGATCTCCATGTGGCCGGCGCCGACATTGTTGTTCCCGTCCCAGGCATAGGTCGCGCCCCTCCCAGCCGCGGTTCCTCCGAAAGTGCGCTTCATGGCGGGGTCGCGCCCTTCATAGGGCGACCAGTTGGTCCAGACGTGGAAATCGGCGACCAGCGGATAGATCGCCTCGGCCGGCGCCTTCAGCGCGACCGAGCGCTCGACACGGAAGGTGTCGGGTTTTGTCAAAGCGAAGACGAGAACCGCGGCGACGCCGACGGCGAGCACGACAGCGACAATGGCAATGGCTTTCAGCATGAATGGCTCCCCTGGATACGGGTTTAAGACGAAGGAGCCGGGCTGGGGCCGACACGTGACGGCAGGATTTTTTTGACGGTCACTTCGCCTTCGCACCCTGCCGGGCGCCGCCACCCTTCGGCTGGCTGTCCCGGATCAGGCGATCGATGTGCATGCGGATATGGGCCGCCTCGGCCGAGGTGTTGGCGAGCGCGATGGCGCGGTCGAAGGCGATGCGGGATTCGTCATTGCGGCCGAGCTGCATCAGGAAGGCGCCGCGCACGCCGTAGAAATGGAAATAGTTGGCGAGTTTTGGCGCCAGCGGCTCGATCAGGTCGAGCGCGGCTTGCGGCCCGCGCACCTTGGAGACCGCGACGGCGCGGTTGAGCGTCACCACCGGCGAGGGCTGCACCACCTCCAGCGCGCCGTAGAGCAGGTCGATCTGGGCCCAATCGGTCTCATCCGGCGTCGTTGCGCGCGCATGCAGCGCGGCGATCGCCGCCTGGATCTGATAGGGACCGCTGCGGCGATGGCGCATCGCCTTGTCGATCAGCGCGAGGCCTTCCGCGATCATCGTACGGTTCCACAGCGAGCGGTCCTGGTCATCCAGCAGGATCAGCGAGCCGTCTTCGGCAAAGCGCGCGGCGCTGCGGGCGTGCTGCAACAGGATCAGCGCGGTGAGCCCCATGATCTCGGGCTCGCTCTGGAATAGCCGCAGCAGCAGCCGCGCCAGCCGGATCGCCTCCTCGCAGAGCGGCTTCCTGATCTCGGCGGTGTCGCCGCTCGCCGAATAGCCCTCATTGAAGTCCGGTAGATCATCGCGGCGACGCCGGCGAGACGTTCGGAACGCTCGATTGGGCCGGGTGTTTCGAACGGCGTCCCGGCTTCGCCGACCTTGGCCTTGGCACGGGTGATGCGCTGCTCCATCGCGGCTTCCGAAACCAGGAAGGCGCGCGCGATCTGCTTCACGGTGAGGCCCGAGACGATGCGCAATGCCAACGCGATCTGTTGCGTCGCCGGCAGCTGCGGATGGCAGCAGATGAACATCAGCCGCAGGATGTCGTCGCGGTAGTGCGAACCATCGAGCCGCTCGGCGAGCGCGCCCTCGGCATCGTCGAGATCGGAAATCGCCTGGTCGTCCTCCGGCAGCGGCTGCTGCTTGCGGGTGCGGCGCACCTCGTCGATCGCGACGTTGCGGCCGACCATGATCAGCCAGGCCGCGGGATCGCGCGGCGGTCCGTTCTGCGGCCAGGTTTTGAGCGCGCGCAGGCAGGCGTTCTGGAATGCCTCCTCGGCCGTGTCGAGATCGCGGAAATAGCGCAGCAGCGCGCCCACTGCCTGAGGTCGCGCCGAGGTCAGCGCAGTCTCGATCCAGGCGGTGTCGGCCTCGCTCACGCCGAAATTCCTCCGGGCCTGAACACGCCGACGGGACGCACCTCATAGGCGCCGCCGGGGTTCGCCGCGCCGAGATCGCGCGCGACGTCGAGCGCCTCGTTGAGGTTCTTGCAGTCGACGATGTAGAAGCCGAGCAGCTGCTCCTTGGTCTCGGCATAGGGGCCGTCGAGCACCAGCGGCGGGTCTTCCTTGCGCAAGGTCGCGGCCGCCGTGGTCGGCAGCAGTCGCGCCACCGGCCCGAGGCGGCCCTGCTGTGTCAGCTTCTCCTGCACCACCGCGAGCTTCTTCATCACGGCTTCGTCCTGGTCCTTGCTCCAGGAGCCGACGAAGTCCTCGTCGTGATAGCAAAGGATCGCATAAAGCATCGGCAGTACCTTCCCTGAACGCTTGTTTTGAAGACGATCCACTATGCCCCGGCCCGACAGGGCGGCGGAAAAAATTTGCGAGAAAAATCCGGCGGATCGTGCCAAGGAGGGCAGCAGCGGAACCCGACGAGGCACTCTCGAATGAGCATGGGCATATTGGCCGTCCTGATCAACAGCACGCAGCAGAACTGGCTGCCGGAGCGCTGGAAGGCGCGGTTCGATGCGGTCTGCGGCGGCCGCCGCGTAGTGCTGCTGCCGGATGCCTCCCTCGATCCGGCCGAGGTGCATTATGCTGCGGTATGGAAGCCGGTGCCGGGCGACCTCGGCTCATTCCCCAATCTGCGGGCGATCTTCAATCTCGGCGCCGGCGTCGATGCGCTAATGGCCGACAAGAGCCTGCCCAACGTGCCGCTGGTGCGCGTCGCGGTGCCTGATCTCACCAATCGCATGACCGAGTATGTCGTGCTGCATGTGCTGATGCACCACCGCCAGGAGCTTTACCTCCGCGACTCGCAGCGCGCCAAGCGCTGGGAGCCGAAATATCAGTGGCCGGCGAGCGCGATCACCGTCGGCGTCATGGGCCTCGGCACGCTCGGCGCGGACGCAGCCGACGTGCTGCGCCGGCTCGGCTTCCGCGTCGCCGGCTGGAGCCGGAGCCCGCGCACGATCAACGGCGTCGAGTGCTTCCATGGCACCGCCGGAATCGATGCATTCCTGCGCAAGACCGACATCCTGGTGTCGCTGCTGCCGCTGACGCCGGATACGCACAGCATCCTCAATCGGGACCTCTTCGCAAAGCTCAACCGCAACAGCCCGCTTGGCGCGCCCGTGCTGATCAATGCCGGCCGCGGGGCCTTGCAGAACGAAGCCGACATCCTGGCCTGCCTCGACGACGGCACGCTTGGCGCAGTCTCGCTCGACGTCTTTGTGCAGGAACCGCAGCCGAAAGAGAGCCGGTTCTGGACCCATCCGAAGGTGGTGCTGACGCCGCATAACGCGGCCGACACCGATGCGGACGCGATCTCGGCCTATGTCGCCGAGCAGATCGCAAGGTTCGAGGCGGGCGGGGTCCTGGAGAACGTGGTGGATCGGGCGCGGGGGTATTAGGCCTCGTTCACCCTCTCTTAGCGAGAATTTGATAGTCGTTCTTTACCGATGGTAAAGGATGAGAGAGACATGCGCGCGAGCCTCGGCCTCAGGATGCGGATCACGGTTGCGCTGGCGGTGACGGCGGCGGCGACCGCCCTGTTCGCCGTGCTGGGTGCGATGTGGATCATCGGCGGGATCATCGACCGTGCCGACCAGCGCGAGCTGCGCAGCCACTATGATGCACTGCTGTCGCGGATCGCAGAAGAATCCCACCGCGCCGCCGCGATGAGCACCGTGGTGGCCGCGATGCCGGCGACGCAGGAGGCGATGGCCAAGCAGGACCGCGATGCCATGATCACCCTGTTCGGACCGGTCTTTGCTGCGACCAAATCGAATTACGGCGTCGAGCAGTTCCAGTTCCACACGCCGCCCGCAACCTCTTTCCTACGCGTGCACCAGCCAGCGAAATTCGGCGACGACCTCTCGAGCTTCCGCAAGATCGTGCTCGATGCCAATCGGGAGCACAAGGTCGTGGTCGGCCTCGAAGGCGGCGTCGCCGGGCTCGGCATCCGCGGCGTGGTGCCGATTGCGCAAGCCGGCAAACATCTCGGCTCGGTGGAGTTCGGCCTGACCTTCGGCCAGTCCTTCCTCGATGACTTCAAGACCAATCGCCATGTCGACATCGCTTTCCATCTCGCCGACGGTTCAAGCTTCAAGCTGTTCGGCGGCACGCTGAAGGGCAAGAGCTTCTTCGATGCGGCCGACTACGGCCGCGCCGCCGGTGGCGATTTTACCGTGCGCCAGGCGAAGCTCGACACCACGCCGGTCGCCGCGCTGCTCGGGCCGATCAAGGACTTTTCCGGAAAGCCGCTCGGCGCCGTCGAGCTGGTGATGGACAACGCCGACTACGTGGCCTCGGCCGACCGCGCCTGGATGCTGGCTGTCGGCATCGCCGCGCTCGGGCTCGTGCTGGCTGCGATTGTCGGCTACCTCATCGCCCGCGGAATCTCGCGTCCGATCCTGTCGATCACAAGCGTGATGCGCGAGCTCGCCGATGGCCGGCTCGACGTCGCCATTCCGGCCAGCAAGGCGAACGACGAGGTCGGCGCGATGGTGAAGGCCGTCGCGGTGTTCCGTAACAACGCCGTCAATTTCAGCAGGCTCCAGGCCGATCAGCTCGAGGCCAAGGTGCAATCCGAGACTGAGAAGCGGCGCGCCTTCGCGGCGCTCGCCGACAATTTCGAGGCCAGCATCCGCGACGTCGTCACCACGGTGTCTTCGGCGGCGGTCGAAATGGAGCACACCGCGCGCTCGATGTCCGCGATCGTCGACCAGTCACGCAATCAAACCCGCACGGTGTCGTCCGCCTCGGCGCTCGCCTCGGAGAACGTGCAGACGGTCGCCGCCGCCGCGGAGGAATTGTCCTCGTCGATGACCGAGATCAGCCGCCGGCTCGCCCATGCGACCGAGGTGGTGGGCAAGGCCGCAAGCGACGGACGACAGTCCAACGAACGGGTACAGAGCCTCGCGGACGCCGCGCAGAAGATCGGCGACGTCGTCTCCTTCATCAACGGCATCGCCGGCCAGACCAACCTGCTGGCGCTGAATGCGACGATCGAGGCGGCGCGCGCGGGCGAAGCCGGCCGCGGTTTTGCCGTGGTCGCCTCCGAGGTGAAGGCGCTGGCGACCCAGACCGCCAAGGCGACAGAAGAGATCGGCGCGCAGGTGACCGCGGTCCAAGGGGAGACGACCGGCGCCGTCGAAGGCATCCAGTCGATCTGCGCGACGATCCGAGAGGTCGACGAAATCTCAGCCGCGATTGCGGCAGCCGTCGGCCAGCAGGGCATGGCGACGCAGGAGATCGCTCAGAATGTCCAGCAGGCCGCCGAGCGCACCGGCGAGGTCTCGCAGAACATCGCAGGCGTTACCGACGGCATCGCCGCGACGGGCACGGCGGCAGAAGAGGTGCTGGTCTCGGCGATCGAATTGTCGAAGCAGTCGCAGCGGCTGCGGGATGAGGTAGATCGCTTCCTCGCGCAGATTCGGGCGGCATAGGTCGCACTCTCAAAGGTGTCGTCCCGGCGAAAGCCCTAGGGCATGCACATATCTGGGTGCGACGGATTGACTCAGGGCGAGGCGGGGGGATTCCAGAATCGGGAATCCGTGTGATTCCTATTGCGGCACTTCTGTTCGGATGGAGGTGCCGGCATGTTGTCACGAATTGACTGGACGTTGGGCCGGTTCGGGGATCGTCGTCTCGATAAAGGGGGGCGGCGCTTGTCGGACGCATGGTTGCTGGCAAGAATGTCTGCCTGCGGCAGCTCTCGAGAGGTGACCGGAGCCTGGAGGTGCGGTTCAACCGCTTTCTCGGCCACGACAAGGTGACAACAGAGCGGATCATCGAAAGCTGGAGTGAAAGCACGGTTGCAGCCGTCGAGGGTCGTCACGTTCTGGCGATCCAGGACACCAGTGAGATCCACTTCAACACCACACCGCAACGCCGTCGCGGGCTGGGGGAGATCGGCCATGGCAATAGTCACGGCGTGCTGCTGCACCCATTGCTGGCGGTGGATGCAGACAATGGCACCTGCCTGGGGCTTTTGAGCGGCGAGGTGTGGACGCGTGAGGGCCGTCGGACCGTCTCGCATGACAGCCGCGAGCTGTCAGACAAGGAATCGCAGCGCTGGATTGCCACCGCCCTTGCAGCCAAGCCGCGGTTGGCGAGCGCCACAGGGGTGACCCTGCTTGGTGACCGCGAGAGCGACATCTTTGCTCTTTATGCCAGCGCGGCCGAGCAGGGCTATCACGTGATTGCCCGCAGCATGCATGATCGCAAGCTGGCCGACATGGCGGGCTTGTATGCAGCCATCGACGCCATGGTGTCGGTGGAGCGTCGCACGATCCAATTGCCTGCGCGTGCGCAACGGCCGGCACGTCAGGCCAATCTCGAACTTCGCTTTGGTGCAATCGAACTGGCTCGGCCGCAAAGCAAGTTCCTGCGCGATTTGCCGAAAAGCCTGCCTCTGGCCGTCGTCGATGTCCGCGAGATCAATGCCGGCCCCGACGTCGAGCCGCTGCACTGGTGCCTCCTCACCTCTCACGAGGTCGCAGCTGCGGAGGACGCCTGGCGCATCGTCGAATGGTACAAGCAGCGCTGGATCATCGAGCAGTTCTTCCGTATCCTCAAGACACAAGGCCTCAAGCTCGAGGACAGCCAAATCGGTTCCGCCGATCGGCTCCTGAAGCTGGTGGCCATCGCTGCCAAAGCGGCTGTGATCACGATCCAGCTTCTACAAGCGCGTGACGGCAGCAAGCAGTCCGCCCACATCGCCTTCAACGCCAGCGAGATCGCAATGCTGGTTGCTCTAAACCAGCAGTACGAAGCCAAAAGTAAGCGGCTGAAGAACCCGCATCTGCCCGACAGCTTGGCTTGGGCCGCCTGGATCATCGGCCGCCTCGGCGGCTGGGATGGCTACCCATCTTCCAGGCCGCCAGGCCCCATCACCTTCAGAAACGGTCTCCAATACTTCCATGCCGCCGCAGCCGGATGGAGCCTCAGAGATACGTGCATGCCCTAGGGCGAAAGCCAGGACGACGGTGGAGAGTTTAGCGCGCTTGTCCGGGACGACAGCCTAGCCTTTTGTGCCCACCATCACATCGATCGCGCCCTTCACGATTGCTTCCAGCTCCTTGCGCGAGACGCGCGCCCGGGAGCGGATCGCGATGGAGTGGACGGTTGCGGACGCAAGTTGCGCCAACGCGGCGGGATCGGCGCTTGCGGGTAGCTCGCCCTTCTCCTTGGCGCGGCGGAAGCAATTCGCAAATGCCTTATCGAGCTCCGAAAGACCCTCCAGCACCATGGTGCGAATCTCGGGATCGCCCACCGCTTCGGATGCTGCCGTCACCACCGTGAAGCAACCGCGCGGGCCGGTCTCGCCGGAGAGATAGATGTTCAGCGCGGACGCGTAGATGCGCTCCAGCCGCTGGCGCACCGGCATCTCCTGGCGAAAGATCTCGACCATCGATGCGCGTGCGTCCTCGCGATAGCGCTGGTAGCTCTTGATGTAGAGCTCGCGCTTGTCGCCGAAAGCGCCATAGAGGCTCGGCCGGTTCATGCCGGTCGCTTCACTCAGATCATCGAGCGAGGTTGCGGCAAAACCCTGCCTTCGGAACAGGTCGAGCGCCTTGCCGAGCGCGACGTCGGGCTCGTAGGCGCGCGGGCGGCCGCGGCGCTTAGGCTCGCCGCGACGCTCGGGCTCATGGGCAGCAGCCGGCGGCTTCGATTTTTGTACCATCTCGCAAATTAATCCTTGACCTACCCCATATTATGCAAGATGGTACAAAAATCAATCTGGCCAGGTTGAGCGACACCCAAGAAATTGCCCAAGGAGGCCACAGATGGATCTTTATTTTCAACCCCTCGCCTGTTCCATGGCGACCCGCATTGCGTTGTACGAAGCTGGCGCTGACGCGAACTTCTTTGAAGTCGATTCTCCGACCAAGACCGTGCTGAACGACGGATCGGACTTCCGCGCCATCAACCCGATCGGCCTGGTGCCGACACTGCGCACGGACGAGGGCGTGGTGCTGACCGAAAACGCGGCGATCCTGCAATACGTCGCCGACCGCTTTCCGCAATCCGGCCTCGGTGCCGCGCAGGGCATCGATCGCACGCGGCTGCATCAATGGCTCTGCTTCATCGGCACCGAGCTGCACAAAGGCCTGTTCATTCCCGTGTTGGACCGCAAGGCGCCGCAGGAGACCAAGGCCTATGCGCTGGAGAAAAACCTGTCGCGGCTCGACTATCTCGACAATTACCTGAAAGGACGCGAGTTCCTGCTCGACCACTTCAGCGTGGCCGATGCCTATCTCGTCACGGTCATCAACTGGACCATGGCGACGCCGCCGATCGAGCTTTCGAAATGGCCGAACGTGAAGGCCTATTACGAGCGCCTGCGCCAGCGGCCGTCAATTGCGAAGGCGATCGCAGAGGAGTTCGAGCTCTATAAGGCCGAGCAGGCGCGGAAGAAGGCGGCGGCCTGAGCTCAGACAATCAAGACATCGTCCCGGTCGAAAAAACCGGGACAATGTTTTTCGTCAGCGCGCGTAGCCATAAAGCGCGATCGCATTGTCGGCCGAGACGAGGCCGCTCTCGACATCGTCCTTCACGGCTGAACGCTCACGCTCGGTGGGCGCGCCGATGCCGGCGCCGCCCGGCGTCATCACTATCAACCGGTCATCTGGCGGAATGCTCTGAAAGCCCTTGCCGCGCATCTTCTGGCCCGACTTCAGGCCGACATAGCCGGCTTCGCCGTCACGGCCGCCATCGCGGCCGCGTGGGGGATGATCGATGCGGTCGAACGCGGCGAGGATGTCGAACGGCGCATCGATGCCGGTGCCGATCTCGATGATCTGGCCGAGGCCGCCGCGGGTCCGCCCTGCCCCGCCGGAATCCGGACGCAGCTCCTTGCGCCAGAAGATCAGCGGCGTCTGCGTCTCCGCAATCTCCACCGGCGTGCCGCGCACGCCGCTGGGATAGGCCGTCGCCGACAGGCCGTCCTTGGCGAAACGCGCGCCGGTGCCGCCATTGGAGGTCACCGCCATCGAGAACCCGTAATTGCCGCCGACGCCGCTGCGCGTCTGGCCGCGCACGTTGAGATTCCACAGGCACGAGGTGCCTTCCGCCGGCACGCGCTCCGGGATGATCTGCCGCAGGCAGCCGAACACCACGTCCGGCAGCATCTGGCCGATGATGTGGCGCGTGGCGACCGGGGCAGGCTTCGGCGCGTCTAGGATCGCGCCTGAAGGTGCCGACACGGTCAGCGGCGAGAGCGAGCCGGCATTGTTCGGAATCTGTGAGGCGACGACGCAGCCGAGCCCGAATACGGTGTAGGCCGTGGTGTAGGACAGTGGCACGTTGATACCGAACTTCGAGGCTGCGGATGTGCCGTCGAGATCGACGTGGATGCCTTGATCCGAGATCGTCAGCGTCGCCGCCAGCGTCACCGGCGCGTCATAG
Encoded proteins:
- a CDS encoding SRPBCC family protein, giving the protein MLKAIAIVAVVLAVGVAAVLVFALTKPDTFRVERSVALKAPAEAIYPLVADFHVWTNWSPYEGRDPAMKRTFGGTAAGRGATYAWDGNNNVGAGHMEILEANAPSKLRIKLDFERPLEGNNTAEFTFVPQGDATLVTWAMYGPAPFMSKLMQVFVNMDTMIGKDFEAGLTSLKKLTEK
- a CDS encoding YciI family protein, coding for MLYAILCYHDEDFVGSWSKDQDEAVMKKLAVVQEKLTQQGRLGPVARLLPTTAAATLRKEDPPLVLDGPYAETKEQLLGFYIVDCKNLNEALDVARDLGAANPGGAYEVRPVGVFRPGGISA
- a CDS encoding glyoxylate/hydroxypyruvate reductase A, which encodes MSMGILAVLINSTQQNWLPERWKARFDAVCGGRRVVLLPDASLDPAEVHYAAVWKPVPGDLGSFPNLRAIFNLGAGVDALMADKSLPNVPLVRVAVPDLTNRMTEYVVLHVLMHHRQELYLRDSQRAKRWEPKYQWPASAITVGVMGLGTLGADAADVLRRLGFRVAGWSRSPRTINGVECFHGTAGIDAFLRKTDILVSLLPLTPDTHSILNRDLFAKLNRNSPLGAPVLINAGRGALQNEADILACLDDGTLGAVSLDVFVQEPQPKESRFWTHPKVVLTPHNAADTDADAISAYVAEQIARFEAGGVLENVVDRARGY
- a CDS encoding methyl-accepting chemotaxis protein, whose amino-acid sequence is MRASLGLRMRITVALAVTAAATALFAVLGAMWIIGGIIDRADQRELRSHYDALLSRIAEESHRAAAMSTVVAAMPATQEAMAKQDRDAMITLFGPVFAATKSNYGVEQFQFHTPPATSFLRVHQPAKFGDDLSSFRKIVLDANREHKVVVGLEGGVAGLGIRGVVPIAQAGKHLGSVEFGLTFGQSFLDDFKTNRHVDIAFHLADGSSFKLFGGTLKGKSFFDAADYGRAAGGDFTVRQAKLDTTPVAALLGPIKDFSGKPLGAVELVMDNADYVASADRAWMLAVGIAALGLVLAAIVGYLIARGISRPILSITSVMRELADGRLDVAIPASKANDEVGAMVKAVAVFRNNAVNFSRLQADQLEAKVQSETEKRRAFAALADNFEASIRDVVTTVSSAAVEMEHTARSMSAIVDQSRNQTRTVSSASALASENVQTVAAAAEELSSSMTEISRRLAHATEVVGKAASDGRQSNERVQSLADAAQKIGDVVSFINGIAGQTNLLALNATIEAARAGEAGRGFAVVASEVKALATQTAKATEEIGAQVTAVQGETTGAVEGIQSICATIREVDEISAAIAAAVGQQGMATQEIAQNVQQAAERTGEVSQNIAGVTDGIAATGTAAEEVLVSAIELSKQSQRLRDEVDRFLAQIRAA
- a CDS encoding IS4 family transposase produces the protein MVAGKNVCLRQLSRGDRSLEVRFNRFLGHDKVTTERIIESWSESTVAAVEGRHVLAIQDTSEIHFNTTPQRRRGLGEIGHGNSHGVLLHPLLAVDADNGTCLGLLSGEVWTREGRRTVSHDSRELSDKESQRWIATALAAKPRLASATGVTLLGDRESDIFALYASAAEQGYHVIARSMHDRKLADMAGLYAAIDAMVSVERRTIQLPARAQRPARQANLELRFGAIELARPQSKFLRDLPKSLPLAVVDVREINAGPDVEPLHWCLLTSHEVAAAEDAWRIVEWYKQRWIIEQFFRILKTQGLKLEDSQIGSADRLLKLVAIAAKAAVITIQLLQARDGSKQSAHIAFNASEIAMLVALNQQYEAKSKRLKNPHLPDSLAWAAWIIGRLGGWDGYPSSRPPGPITFRNGLQYFHAAAAGWSLRDTCMP
- a CDS encoding TetR/AcrR family transcriptional regulator produces the protein MVQKSKPPAAAHEPERRGEPKRRGRPRAYEPDVALGKALDLFRRQGFAATSLDDLSEATGMNRPSLYGAFGDKRELYIKSYQRYREDARASMVEIFRQEMPVRQRLERIYASALNIYLSGETGPRGCFTVVTAASEAVGDPEIRTMVLEGLSELDKAFANCFRRAKEKGELPASADPAALAQLASATVHSIAIRSRARVSRKELEAIVKGAIDVMVGTKG
- a CDS encoding glutathione binding-like protein, whose product is MDLYFQPLACSMATRIALYEAGADANFFEVDSPTKTVLNDGSDFRAINPIGLVPTLRTDEGVVLTENAAILQYVADRFPQSGLGAAQGIDRTRLHQWLCFIGTELHKGLFIPVLDRKAPQETKAYALEKNLSRLDYLDNYLKGREFLLDHFSVADAYLVTVINWTMATPPIELSKWPNVKAYYERLRQRPSIAKAIAEEFELYKAEQARKKAAA
- a CDS encoding hydantoinase B/oxoprolinase family protein; translated protein: MSKVNGASLIDLQIMWHRLIAVVEEQAQVLLRTAFSPIVRECGDLSAGVFDLKGRMLAQAVTGTPGHVNSMAESVKHFIAHFPIETMKEGDAYITNDPWMGTGHLNDFVVTTPCFKDGNVVALFSCTSHLMDIGGIGFGPDATDVFMEGLYIPMLKLIDQGVVNETLMAMIRTNTRLPIDTEGDTYSLAGCNDVGCERLVEMMTEFGIDTLDELGDYICDRSREAVLAEIAKLPKGSWRNTMVVDGYDAPVTLAATLTISDQGIHVDLDGTSAASKFGINVPLSYTTAYTVFGLGCVVASQIPNNAGSLSPLTVSAPSGAILDAPKPAPVATRHIIGQMLPDVVFGCLRQIIPERVPAEGTSCLWNLNVRGQTRSGVGGNYGFSMAVTSNGGTGARFAKDGLSATAYPSGVRGTPVEIAETQTPLIFWRKELRPDSGGAGRTRGGLGQIIEIGTGIDAPFDILAAFDRIDHPPRGRDGGRDGEAGYVGLKSGQKMRGKGFQSIPPDDRLIVMTPGGAGIGAPTERERSAVKDDVESGLVSADNAIALYGYAR